The genomic stretch TTTGCCTCAAGACGCCGCATCATTTCGACCATTTCCCCGTACGTGACCGTCTCATCGTTTCCGCCACCCGCAAAGCAAACACGATCTCGATATTCGGTAAGCGTTGATTTCCAATCGTTCATCCCGCACCTCCCAAATAGAGAACTTGCCCGGTTACAAAATCGCTTCTTGGATCGACAAAAAAATCGATTACGTTGATCACATCTTCGACGGTCCCCCAGCGCGGGATCGCTTGACGTGCAATCAGAGCCTCGAGTTTTTCTTCGGCGATCCCACGAATCAGATCCGTACGGACCGGCGTGGGCCCGACGACATTGACCGTAATGCCCATGGGCCCAAGCTCTTTGGCCAAAACCCGCGACCATTGTTCGATCGCCGCTTTGGTTGCGGAATAGATCGCTTCGCCTTCAAGACGATAGGGAACGGCGACGGTCGAGAAATTGACGATTCTGGGGTTTGTACCAGACCGCAGCAAGCGAATGGCGGAATGGGTGATCGAAACCATCGAGTTCAGGTTCAACTCGACCACGTTGCGAGCGATTTGAGGGGGCTGCAGAGCGACCGGAGCCATCGAGGCAACGCCGGCGTTGTTGATCAGCACATCCAAGCCGCCGTGTTCTTTACGAACCGTCCGCATCATCGCCGTCACTGCATCCGCATCGTTAAGATCCAGAGCAAAGTGGCAGAAGTGATCGGAATCGATCGGCGGCAGCGACCGAGAGCAGCCGATCACCAGAGAGTCGGCCGCCAAAAAGTGTTCGGCGAGCGCCAGCCCAATGCCGCGGCTACAACCGGTGATCAACACACGTCGTTTCGTCTCACAATTACTCATCGTAGCGGAATTCACAGAGAATTTCGTTTCATGCAATCATCACAATCATTGTAGCGGAATTCGCAGAGAATTTCGGTCCGAGCGTATCCAAACCCACCGAAACTCTCTGCGAGTTCCGCTACAATGATACCCGGGGAATCTGATCATGGACTCTTCATCACAATCACGACTTCGTCGATTGCCGGCTGAGTTTTATCGGGGATACGCATGGGTTCATTGGATCATGACCATCGACGACCGTCGCACGGCCTGGCTTGACGGCAAGTTCTATTACAAGTTTCGAGAAATTCTGACTCATGTTGCGTTTCGCAATCAGATTGCCTGCCCCATTTTTTGCATGATGCCCGACCACATTCATCTTCTTTGCTGTGGTCTAGCCGAGTCGACTGATCAGCGGGTTGCAATGAAGCGGCTTCGCTTAGACGCGAATGATTGTTTGAAACGAATTGGCTACAGCTTTCAGCGTCAACCGTATGATCATGTGCTACGCGACAAGGAACTGGAAAAAGATGCGATCGAAAGCGTCTGCGACTACATTGCTCGCAATCCAGAACGCAAAGGATTGGTTCCGATTGATGGATTTGCAGACTATCCCTATACCAGTTGTTTACTGCCGGGATATCCACAAATTCGTCTATTCGAGCCAACAAGTTGGGACACCGTGTGGCGAACGATCTCATTTTTAAAACGCACCCAATGCTTCCACACTCCTGATCCAAAACGCACCCCGTAGGGACCGTCCGCAAATAAACTATCGAGGTTTGCATCGCTTGCGTGGTGCGATTTCATAATTCCAATCGCCATGGAATGCGTTACGCTTGAGTTTGATTTCTGACATTTCGAAATCTGTAATCTTGNNNNNNNNNNNNNNNNNNNNNNNNNNNNNNNNNNNNNNNNNNNNNNNNNNNNNNNNNNNNNNNNNNNNNNNNNNNNNNNNNNNNNNNNNNNNNNNNNNNNGCTAGCTGGCTACATGATCCTGCTCTCGATGACCGATCTGCTAGAATCGCCCGACATCGACATCGGTCAACTGAAGCAAATGGCCGCCAACGCTCTCCCGTTCAGACTTGTGTAGATACCAATGCCCAGAGGGAGAGGTAAATCTTGTAAGTCTTTTTCAATCAACAACTTAAAAACTGCACGACCTCTAAGCGGTAGGATTGCAACTCGACGACGAGACGAAGCTGGAACTAGAGATGTGGCTGAACGAATCCGTGGCTAGCTTGCCGACGAAATCATCGCTAAGCAAATCTGCGGGAGTCCCAAGCGAATGATTCGAACAACGGAACGACTGATGCGCGATTGGAACACAGGGCTCACCGATTACGTTGACCCACCGTGCTGCTTTCGCCACTGGCCGGGGGTCATCTCGAACTCCCGCTGAAACACGTTGGCGAAGTATTGGCTTGACTTGAAACCACAAGCCAATGCAACACTGGCAATCGACTGGTTGCCTTGCAGCAACTGCTTGGCATGATCTAACCGAAGCCGCTGAATCTCTGCCTTGGGACTGCGCCCCACGTGCTCGCGGAACAACTTCTCCAAATAGGATCGACTGACCGAAACGTGGCGAACCACGTCATTGACGTTGATGCCGCAACGTGCTTGATCACGAATGAACTGTATCGCATTGACCATATCCGGTTCGCCGATGGCGATCACGTCCGAAGAACGGCGAGTTTCCACACCAGTGGGACGCACCCAAATCGGCTCACTCGCCCACGGACCACCCTCAAGCATTGCCTGCAACCGCTCGGCAGCGAGATACCCGATCCGCTCAGCGTTTTGCTCAACACTGGACAAGGTCGGCCAGGCCATCCCGCACAATACGGGATCGTTATCAACGCCCACAACAGCAACTTGGTCCGGTACTGCAATGCGAGCCAAACGAGCGGCTTCCAATAATCGAGTCCCGCACAAATCATTCGCACACAAAATACCCGTTGGATATTCAAGCGTTCCCAACCAGTCACCCAACTCTCTCCGTTGATCGAGCCACTGAATCGCTCGCTTGCGACGCGGCGCGTAACTGGCTGCCAATCCCAAACCGCGCTCGCGTAGTCGCCTCTTCAACGCATTGCGTCGAAAACGACACCATGCCCTATCGACAATCTGACACCATGCAAAGCTTTGGATACCGCGCGGCAGGAAGTGTTCAATCGCTGCATCGACCAAAGCGTCTTCGTCCGAGTAGACGATCGGTACATCCTGCCCCATGCCGCACATATCGGTCTCAATCATTGGCACGTCAAGTTGACGCAGCGATTGGACGACTGCAGGTGACGAGGAATGTGAGATCACGCCGTCGCCGTCAAAGCGATGTACCCAACTAGGCAGCGGCTCGCGTTTCCCCCGTTCTTCAACGTAGACCGCCCAATCGCAGTAGCCTTCACTCATATAGCGAGAGACTCCCTGAAGCAGTTTGCGTCCAAACGCCTTTGAAGTTTCGATCAGCAGTAAGATATTACTAGGATCCGCCATGCAAAATTCCATACAACATTTACGAGATATCGTACTGGAAAACCAGCCGTCTACAAGAGACAATTGTTGCAGTTGGAACCGAATGGCTGGCTGGTTAATTGGGACATCGCATGGATCTTGGACTCTCTGGAAAAGTAGCGTTGGTGACGGGCGCTGCAGGTGGTTTGGGCAAAACCATCGCGGAAACGCTCGCGGCCGAAGGAGCCAAGGTCGGGGTGAATTACCGCAGCAAACCCGATGAAGCAAAGGTGGTGGTTGATTCAATCCGCGCCGCCGGTGGAGAAGCGATTGCCGTAGGCGGCGATGTGGTTGATGACCAACAAGTGACTGGAATGTTTGATCAGCTTGAGTCCTCATTGGGGATCGTCGACGTCTTGGTCAACAACGCCGCGTTCTGCCCAACCCGTCCGACTGCTGAACTGCCGTCTGAAGATTTCATGCACACAATGAACGTGAATCTGGGCGGCACGTTCAGATGCTGTCAGCAGTTCGTTCGTCGTCTAGAGGCAGCCGATCGTACGGGGCGAATCGTCAACATCTCTTCGCAGGCAGCATTTCGTGGCAGTCGCAGCGGCAAGACCGCGTATGACTCAAGCAAGCGAGGCATCATCGGGTTTACGATCTCATTGGCTCGGGAATTGGCAGCGAAGGGATTTGGCGTGAACTGCGTTGCCCCTGGACTGATGCTGACCGAAATGGTCGCTGATGCGTACCACGCCAACCCAGAAGAATTCAACAGTCGTGCTCCACTCGGACGCATTGGCCAAACGCAAGAAATCGCCGACGTGGTCGTGTTCTTGGCTTCACAGCGAGCCAGCTACATGACCGGTGCCACCGTGGATGTCTCCGGCGGCTTGGCAATGCACTGATACGGATGAAGGGAAGCAACTCATGAGTGACAATCACAAGATGTCGCTAACCGTCCGCGTTCAGCTGAGCGCGATGATGTTCCTTCAGTTCATGCTGTTTGCGGTCTGGTTCGTCCAGCTCTCAGCATATGCAACCGATATGGGCGTCTCTGGAGTCATGTTGTCACTGATCGTTAGCTCGATGGCGATTGGATGTCTTGTATCGCCCATCGTGGGAATGATCGCAGACCGACATTTCGCCAGCCAAAAGGTTCTTGGAGTGCTCAATGGAATCTGCACACTTTTTCTTGTGATAGCAGCACAAGTGACTGACCCGACGCTGCTGTTCCTCGTTCTTCTCGGCGCGATGCTTTGCTATATGCCCACCTGGGGACTGACAAGTGCGATCGCGATGGCAAACGGCCCGGTTGAAAAATTCCCGCAAATTCGCGTCTTCGGCTCACTCGGCTGGGTTGCCTCTGGCATCTTCAGTCTTTTGGCGTTAAAGATCTTTGGCATGGAAGCCTTCGACGGAACCAATCTCCCCTTTTATTGTGGAGCCGCAACGTGTGCCGTCGCCACCGTCGTCGCACTGCTGCTTCCCGACACGCCTCCCCCGGCGAAAGGCCAGGAAACATCGATCGTTGACGCACTTGGCCTTCGAGCGTTTGCATTGACGAAAGACTTTCACTTCGCCCTTTTCATTATCGTCAGCGTTCTTGTCATGATTCCGTTTTCGATCTACTGGTCGTACGGAAGTGTGTTTCTCAAGGATGCGGGTTTTAAGCAATTGACACTAACGATGAACTGGGGCCAAGCGGCAGAAATGGTCTTCATGCTGATGATCCCGATCGCGCTGAAACAGCTCGGTGTCAAATGGTCCATGACCGTTGGCTTGTTAGCACTGCTGGCACGTTACGTCTCATTCTATTTCGGTAGCACTCAGGACATTCAGTCGCTTTTCTACGTGGCAATCCTGGTGCATGGGTTGATTTTTGGGTTCTTCTTCGTTGGAGGTCAAATTTACATCGACAAATACGCACCCCGAGAGCTGCGTGCCCAAGCACAAGGGTTCATCTTCCTAATGACATTCGGTATCGGCCTACTGATCGGTAACTTTGTCAACGGAGAATTGATTGCGAGACACAGTGTCGAATCCATCGTCGATGGAGAGACGATCATCCAGTATGACTGGGGCTACATTTGGATGGTCAACCTCGTGATTTCACTGGTGCTGCTGATCGTATTTGCGTTGTTATTCAAAGACACGTCCAAACTGGCAGACGTCTCCAGTGCAGCGGAGGGCAACTGATGAGCGAACGATATCTTCTTGGAGTCGACAACGGTGGCACGGTCGCAAAGGCGGCCTTGTTTGACCTGACAGGCAAAGAACTTGCCATCGCGCGTCGCAATATCGAACTCGAAATGCCCCACGCCGATTGGCATGAAATTGACTCGGATCGGCTCTGGCAAGCAACTGCTGAAGCAATTCGCGAAGTCATCCGTGATGCAAAGGTTGCAGCGAAAGAGATCGTTTCCGTGTCCTGCACCGGCCATGGCAACGGGCTTTACTTGGTCGACGAGGCCGGACGACCGACTCGCAAGGGGATCAGCAGTAGCGATTCACGCGCTCGTGATTATGTCGAAAACTGGAATCAAGACGGTATAATCGAAAAGCTACGCCCGAAAACGTTGCAATGCAACTGGCCTGCGCAACCCAACGCTTTATTACGTTGGATGATCGACAACGAACCGGAAACACTGCAGCGAAGCCGCTGGGCATTGATGTGCAAAGACTATGTACGGATGCGATTGACTGGTGAAGCCCACGCTGAGCTAACGGACTACTCAGGTACCAGTCTCATGGATGTACGCAAAGGCGAGTACGACGACGAAATATTTGAAGCTTTCGGAATTGAATCCACTCGCAAGCTAATGCCACCCGTCGTCCGTAGCACGCAAGCGGCAGGAAGCATTTCGGCGAGCGCTGCAAGCGAAACCGGACTGGCCGAGGGCACTGCTGTCTATGGTGGTGCTTTTGATATCGATGCTTGCGGACTAGCCGCAGGTTGTATCGACCCAGATAGCATGGTCATGGTTGGTGGAACCTGGGGAAACAATCAATACATTACCCCTGAGCCGTTGTGCAGTGCCGATGTCTTCATGGTCAGCCGATACGCCATCGACGGCTACTACTTGGTGTTGGAAGGCAGCGCAACTTCGGCCAGCAATCTGGAGTGGTTTGTCGATCTAATGTTGGCCGATCAACGCCAGCAGAGCAGCAACGTCTATCGATGGTGCGACAACGCGGTTGGCGAGTCTGCGCCAACGATATCCGCCCCAATGTTCTTGCCATTTCTGTACGGCAGCCCCGTGAACCCAAACGCGACCGGCACCTTTCTGGGACTGACTGGACAAACCGACCGAGCGGCGATGGCTCGTGCAATCTTCGAAGGCGTCTGCTTCATGCATCACTGGCATTGGGACCGTTTAATGCAATTTCGCCCCTGTCCCAAGATTATCAGCATGACCGGCGGAGTCGCGCGCAGCGAAGTCTGGTGTCAAATGTTTGCCGACGTTTTCAACGTTCCAGTCCAAGTCCCAGAGGCTGAAGAGCTGGGGGCGTTGGGAGCGGCTATGATTGCATCCATCGGACACGGGATCTATCCCGATCTCGCGGCTGCTTGCGAACAAATGACGCGAATCAATCGCCGTCACGAACCCCGCTCGGAACAACATGCCGTTTACTCGGCAAGGCGCAAGCGTTTTCTTGCTACGCTGGATGCCTTGTGTCCGATCTGGAATTCCCTTTGACCCCGAACGCCCTGTTGGCAAAACAGGCCCCCACAAAAGGACGAACAAATGAAGCGAAGAACTCTCATGAAGGCAACTGCCTTGGCCGCGGCAGCTCCCTTTGCAATGAGCATCAAAGAGGCCGATGCAGCACCGATAAAAAATGCTGATTTCTATACGGATGGCAAGTTTGACGTGGAAAAGGCCAAAGACGGCCTGATCGCGATGTGCAGACGATTTGGCTATCCCATCTTTCCCGAGTTTCGTGAAAAGCTTTGGGTAAGCGATTACGGCACCGGCAAGTATGCAGAACTGGGGCTGGCCGCGCTGATGCACGAGAACCACAGCAGCGAAGATGGCGTCTTCATGTTGATGGATTTGTTCTTGATGCCCGGTCAAATGTTGCCGGAACATTGGCACCTGGAAGGCGATCTGGGCATCGTCAAGAACGAAGGCTGGCTGGTTCGCTGGGGCAAGAGCTACATCGGTGGAATCGGCAATAACAACATCGCCATGTACCCTGAAATCAAGATTCCCCAAGTCCACTGCAAAGGCACGACAACGACGCATCATGTTGTCCCCGCCACGCCCGGCATGTTCGTTCCGCTCGCGGAAATCAAATCTCGACACTGGCAATTCGCCGGTCCCGAAGGTGCCATCATCAACGAGGTCGCTAACCTGCACACGGATTCGGCGGTTCGACACTCCGACCAAGCGATCAACGACAACTTCCTTGGCATATAGGCTCAAGCCTCTCGCTCCGCAACACCGCACCCAACGCCGACGCACATCAACCTCAAGGTTCACCATGTTACGCAACGTTCTTCCTCTTTTGGTTCTGGCCATCAGCAGCCAGTTTTGCCTTGCAGCCGCACCCACACTCAAGCAGATTGAAGTCGACGGAACACCAACTTCGATTGTTCTGCCGGAGGACACTTCCACTCCCGATGGAATGACGGTCGCCAAAGACGGCAAGATCTACTTAAACATGTTGAATCTGCAGGTCGCAGCCGTCGCTGCGGTTTGGACGATCGACGCAGACGACCAACTTGAAAAGTTGATCGATCTACCAAAGCATCCAGACACAGATGACGTGTATCCCCTGGGAATCGCGCAAGGAAGCGATGGCAACTTCTATGTGGCCGACAATCAAACCTTCGGCGAAAACATGGACCACCAATCACGTCTGCTGCGGGTGGTGATGAAAGGCAAGAAAGCTGTCCGCGTGGAGACTGTCGCAACTGGATTCATTGCGGCCAATGCTGTCGAAGCCTATGGCGATAGCATCTACGTTACTGAAACTTGCCTGGTCAATGACGCTCAGCCTCATCTATCCGGCGTTTATAAGTTCGATCTTGACGAACTCTCGGCAGACAAACCCGCTGAACTGAAGCCTGATGGAGCCGATGAGCGTTTGGTTGCCAAATTCACGACCGAAGCCGATGACTGGCGATCCGGTGTTGGCGCCAATGGGATGGCGATTACACCCAAAGGCGTCTTGTACGTGTGCAATTTTGGCGAAGCATCCGTCTTGACCGCCCCACTGAAAGAAGACGGCTTTCTTGCCGAACCATTGAAAACCTTGGTCAAAGGCAAAGGAATTGGCAGCACCGATGGAATGAAATATGTGCATTCGCTTAGGAAATTAATTGTGGCCGACTTCTTTTCCAATGCGATTCACCTCGTCGGACTCAAAGGGGGACGTGTAAAAACCATCGCCCAGAATCCAAACTCCGACGGCGCTGGCGGCAAGCTCGATAAGCCCTCCGAGCCCTGTGTTCGCGGCACGACCGTTTATGCGTCAAACATCGACCTGCCTTATGACGGCAACGAACCAGACAAACCGGACACGCTGACGGTGATTCAATTGAAAATCACCGACAAATAGTACGAGCTGCTGGAACGTACCTGTTGCCAGCAGCTCACCCTGCAACCACCTGGAGAAAACTGTGGATTTCGAAAACAAAGTGGCGCTGGTGACCGGCGCCGCGGGAAGTATCGGCAAAGGCATTGCCTCGCATTTGATCGCTGAAGGCGCCCAAGTCTTTGTCACCGATCTCGACCAATCAACACTCGACACAATCGTCAGCGAATTGGGCGAAAACTGCCAAGGCCTGGCAGCCGACGTCACGGTTCATGATCAAGTCAAGCATGTCGTCGATGCAACGACGAATGCCTACGGCAAGATCGACGTCCTGATCAACGTCGCGGGCGTGACCGGAAAGGGGGCCGCGATCGAAGACGTTGATGAGAAGACTTGGGAATTTGTCTTTGACGTCAATTGCAAAGGCACGTTCTTGTTCATCAAGGAAGTCGTGCCGCTGATGAAAGCGACCGGATCCGGCAGCATCGTGAACTTTTCTAGCAAGTCGGGAAAAACCGGATCGGCTTTGATGAGTGCCTATTCGTCCGCCAAGGCAGCCATCATTGGCTTGACACAAGCACTCGCCTTCGAGCTCGCCGGTAACAACATCCGCGTCAATTGCGTTTGCCCTGGAATCACCGAGGCCACCGGCGTGTGGAGCAACGTGTCGTCGGACTATGTCAAGAACATGAACATGCCCCACGACGAGATCGTCAAGATGTTCACTTCCAAAGTTCCATTGGGACGATTGGCAAAAATCGACGATGTTGTACAGATGACTTGCTATTTAGCTTCGGAAAAGGCCGGCTACATGACC from Novipirellula artificiosorum encodes the following:
- a CDS encoding SDR family NAD(P)-dependent oxidoreductase, which encodes MSNCETKRRVLITGCSRGIGLALAEHFLAADSLVIGCSRSLPPIDSDHFCHFALDLNDADAVTAMMRTVRKEHGGLDVLINNAGVASMAPVALQPPQIARNVVELNLNSMVSITHSAIRLLRSGTNPRIVNFSTVAVPYRLEGEAIYSATKAAIEQWSRVLAKELGPMGITVNVVGPTPVRTDLIRGIAEEKLEALIARQAIPRWGTVEDVINVIDFFVDPRSDFVTGQVLYLGGAG
- a CDS encoding cupin domain-containing protein yields the protein MKRRTLMKATALAAAAPFAMSIKEADAAPIKNADFYTDGKFDVEKAKDGLIAMCRRFGYPIFPEFREKLWVSDYGTGKYAELGLAALMHENHSSEDGVFMLMDLFLMPGQMLPEHWHLEGDLGIVKNEGWLVRWGKSYIGGIGNNNIAMYPEIKIPQVHCKGTTTTHHVVPATPGMFVPLAEIKSRHWQFAGPEGAIINEVANLHTDSAVRHSDQAINDNFLGI
- a CDS encoding FGGY-family carbohydrate kinase — its product is MSERYLLGVDNGGTVAKAALFDLTGKELAIARRNIELEMPHADWHEIDSDRLWQATAEAIREVIRDAKVAAKEIVSVSCTGHGNGLYLVDEAGRPTRKGISSSDSRARDYVENWNQDGIIEKLRPKTLQCNWPAQPNALLRWMIDNEPETLQRSRWALMCKDYVRMRLTGEAHAELTDYSGTSLMDVRKGEYDDEIFEAFGIESTRKLMPPVVRSTQAAGSISASAASETGLAEGTAVYGGAFDIDACGLAAGCIDPDSMVMVGGTWGNNQYITPEPLCSADVFMVSRYAIDGYYLVLEGSATSASNLEWFVDLMLADQRQQSSNVYRWCDNAVGESAPTISAPMFLPFLYGSPVNPNATGTFLGLTGQTDRAAMARAIFEGVCFMHHWHWDRLMQFRPCPKIISMTGGVARSEVWCQMFADVFNVPVQVPEAEELGALGAAMIASIGHGIYPDLAAACEQMTRINRRHEPRSEQHAVYSARRKRFLATLDALCPIWNSL
- a CDS encoding MFS transporter yields the protein MSDNHKMSLTVRVQLSAMMFLQFMLFAVWFVQLSAYATDMGVSGVMLSLIVSSMAIGCLVSPIVGMIADRHFASQKVLGVLNGICTLFLVIAAQVTDPTLLFLVLLGAMLCYMPTWGLTSAIAMANGPVEKFPQIRVFGSLGWVASGIFSLLALKIFGMEAFDGTNLPFYCGAATCAVATVVALLLPDTPPPAKGQETSIVDALGLRAFALTKDFHFALFIIVSVLVMIPFSIYWSYGSVFLKDAGFKQLTLTMNWGQAAEMVFMLMIPIALKQLGVKWSMTVGLLALLARYVSFYFGSTQDIQSLFYVAILVHGLIFGFFFVGGQIYIDKYAPRELRAQAQGFIFLMTFGIGLLIGNFVNGELIARHSVESIVDGETIIQYDWGYIWMVNLVISLVLLIVFALLFKDTSKLADVSSAAEGN
- a CDS encoding SMP-30/gluconolactonase/LRE family protein, which codes for MLRNVLPLLVLAISSQFCLAAAPTLKQIEVDGTPTSIVLPEDTSTPDGMTVAKDGKIYLNMLNLQVAAVAAVWTIDADDQLEKLIDLPKHPDTDDVYPLGIAQGSDGNFYVADNQTFGENMDHQSRLLRVVMKGKKAVRVETVATGFIAANAVEAYGDSIYVTETCLVNDAQPHLSGVYKFDLDELSADKPAELKPDGADERLVAKFTTEADDWRSGVGANGMAITPKGVLYVCNFGEASVLTAPLKEDGFLAEPLKTLVKGKGIGSTDGMKYVHSLRKLIVADFFSNAIHLVGLKGGRVKTIAQNPNSDGAGGKLDKPSEPCVRGTTVYASNIDLPYDGNEPDKPDTLTVIQLKITDK
- a CDS encoding transposase is translated as MDSSSQSRLRRLPAEFYRGYAWVHWIMTIDDRRTAWLDGKFYYKFREILTHVAFRNQIACPIFCMMPDHIHLLCCGLAESTDQRVAMKRLRLDANDCLKRIGYSFQRQPYDHVLRDKELEKDAIESVCDYIARNPERKGLVPIDGFADYPYTSCLLPGYPQIRLFEPTSWDTVWRTISFLKRTQCFHTPDPKRTP
- a CDS encoding SDR family NAD(P)-dependent oxidoreductase produces the protein MDFENKVALVTGAAGSIGKGIASHLIAEGAQVFVTDLDQSTLDTIVSELGENCQGLAADVTVHDQVKHVVDATTNAYGKIDVLINVAGVTGKGAAIEDVDEKTWEFVFDVNCKGTFLFIKEVVPLMKATGSGSIVNFSSKSGKTGSALMSAYSSAKAAIIGLTQALAFELAGNNIRVNCVCPGITEATGVWSNVSSDYVKNMNMPHDEIVKMFTSKVPLGRLAKIDDVVQMTCYLASEKAGYMTGQAINITGGREMH
- a CDS encoding SDR family NAD(P)-dependent oxidoreductase, translated to MDLGLSGKVALVTGAAGGLGKTIAETLAAEGAKVGVNYRSKPDEAKVVVDSIRAAGGEAIAVGGDVVDDQQVTGMFDQLESSLGIVDVLVNNAAFCPTRPTAELPSEDFMHTMNVNLGGTFRCCQQFVRRLEAADRTGRIVNISSQAAFRGSRSGKTAYDSSKRGIIGFTISLARELAAKGFGVNCVAPGLMLTEMVADAYHANPEEFNSRAPLGRIGQTQEIADVVVFLASQRASYMTGATVDVSGGLAMH
- a CDS encoding XylR family transcriptional regulator; the encoded protein is MADPSNILLLIETSKAFGRKLLQGVSRYMSEGYCDWAVYVEERGKREPLPSWVHRFDGDGVISHSSSPAVVQSLRQLDVPMIETDMCGMGQDVPIVYSDEDALVDAAIEHFLPRGIQSFAWCQIVDRAWCRFRRNALKRRLRERGLGLAASYAPRRKRAIQWLDQRRELGDWLGTLEYPTGILCANDLCGTRLLEAARLARIAVPDQVAVVGVDNDPVLCGMAWPTLSSVEQNAERIGYLAAERLQAMLEGGPWASEPIWVRPTGVETRRSSDVIAIGEPDMVNAIQFIRDQARCGINVNDVVRHVSVSRSYLEKLFREHVGRSPKAEIQRLRLDHAKQLLQGNQSIASVALACGFKSSQYFANVFQREFEMTPGQWRKQHGGST